CAGAATGGGCTAATTTGTGCAGAgcccattttgactttattatttttagtaaaaagggtgttttttacactaccaatGAGAAATTTTAACAATATGTTATAGATCTAATTTAACAGAGAAGGAcagaatgagggttgaaaatactaaatgttttttttttgccatttttgccttttattgataGCAAAGTGGTGAGACAGGAAATGAAGTGAAAGAGAGAGGGGGGCGGGAAATCAGGAAAAGGTCCGCGAGCTGGGACTCGAACACGCAATGCCCAAAGCGCAATGGTGCAAGCAATGACAACACACTGCTCAtgaggctatcggcgccgacttttatttttttttaatggaattttttttttaacaacataaGCTCAAGTAACATTAAAATAGGGTTAGGTCAAAAATCCATATTATGACCTTTGTATAGTGGTCCTTTAAAGGCAGCAtattcggccatattacggcagcaaacttccttgactattacgccggaatggaagtgtagttcctaatcttatcagacTAGAAACtggcagctttgcatttccacgggtcttagtacacgatatagctacagaagagtcaagttttaaatacaacaaatatggaaactcgttggacatttttgaacgcgatgctactggtctaataggattcaatgatctatgctaagctatgctaaaagtgatatcgccagaacaggagatcggctgaatggatttcaaaacggtaaaaaatcaacttattaactcggggggagttggagaatgagcctatttccaaaaaaagtggagtgttcctttaaactaaATGCTGCTGAATACATTGCCTGCCAAAGTATTTATAGACAGGATCAGCAGAGCTGACAGTCTAAGTTTGGATCATATGCTGGGAGGCACATAGAGTCATTCAAAGCACTGGACTATGATTTGCTAAACGTCACGCTAAACTTGTTACAGCTGTTTTATGCTCTAGTAGAAGCAATGGAGATTCCAATATTTACTGTTGATTCTTTTACTAATATACCTTTCAAAGGGAATCCTGCTGCAGTTTGTCTTATAGAGAATGTAAGTATTACACTGCAGACTGATTTATGTTGTTATTGTATGTTAGTCACTATGAAGATTAGAATATGAAATGTTTCTCTGTAATACATTTAGGAGCTGCGAGACGATCTTTGTCAGAGCATTGCTGCTGAGATGAATATATCAGAGACAGCTTTCATTACAAGAAAGAATTCTATGGATTTCTCCTCAGGTATTCTGCTGCTGAGATACATGCTGAAATACTCAACTCTGATTTGCATGTCTGCATTTGCTTTTGATATATTTTGTAAGGTGCAAGGTTTGGATTACGCTGGTTTACTCCTACAACTGAGATGCCACTATGTGGACATGCAACACTGGCCTCAGCAGCAGTGCTCTTTTACCTGAAAAGTAAGAAACACACATTCTTGTATTAATCTTTTTCCAAAGATTAAGACTGTGACTATTCTAAAAGCACAATATCATCACACAGAAAACGTCAACCCTGTAATAGTGTTCGAGACTAGGAGTGGGGAGCTTTATGTGCGCCAGGATGAAGAATCTATAATAATGGACTTTCCCTTAAACACACCAAACCCCCAGGTATGACCAAAACATGATTAATCAAGTAGCGTTTCTTGGTCTGAGTTCATTGAGTTTTGGATGTTTTATTTGCAGGATCAACATGAAATCAAGGATCTTTTGAAAGTAAGTTAGGCAAGGTGTAATTTACCATTTGGTTAGGTTTTTAATATGACATAAGGAAAAACAAGCTTTTATGCGCATTTTCAGGCCATAGTAGGAGACGTACCCATTCAGGATGTGTGCTTCAATCCAACCACAAGGAATCTGTTGATTCGTCTGGCTGACACTTGCGACAGGTACTGCTGGACATTCAGATGCTGAATATAACAAGGAAGAAAAGTATACTGAGGTTAGCATTGTATTTGTGGATATTAAATGGGTCATTAATTATGATTTCACCCGTTTTAACTTTAGTTAGTGTGTAATGTTGCTGTTTGAGCAGCATCGTGTATAAACCTTTGGGTCTGATTCGGCCTTAAATTGGTAAGGCAGTATTGGCGCCATTGTTTACAATACACCAAAGCACAAGCAAATACCATAATGGTAAAGGGCGTGACGTTTCCGAACAATGTGCTGGGACAACTAACCAATCTGAGCCCATTGCGAATTTCTGAGGGAGGGGCTTCATAGAACCAGGAACTCAGACCATTTTAGGAGAAGGAAAAAAAGCGGTGAAGAATAACAATTTACTGACTTTAGAATTGACAAATTCGCAATTGgtgagttaaattgagttataaagtccaatctaggagatataaacttgcatttgcgagaaaaaagtcagaattgctagataaaatgTATAACTGTTACATAATATGTTACAGGAATAAAAAGTCTTTCATGCTGCAACTATAGGACTAATATAAAATGTCCCCTTATGAGCTGCATAAAAGTGAATCCATTGCAAATGTTATGTCAAGTACATTTTTAAAGCAACAAGCAGAATTAATAGTATGTTGGTAATATTGTCCAAAAggcagtttatttttttttatctagatcACTATGCAAGGTTGTTGACTGTTTGTTGTTGGTAGATCTGAACTTACATCTTTGAAGCCTGAAGCAGAAGATCTGCTGAAAAATGAATCCACTGGGAAAATTAAAGGTGTCATTGTTACAATGAAGGGAGCTCCGACCGCACAACCTGAATATGACTTCTATTCCCGTTACTTTTCTCCTTGGGTTGGGGTCCTTGAAGATCCAGTCTGTGGTGAGCTCAAATCATCACATAATTATCAAAATGCAGCAACCTGCAATACATGAGGAGAAATCTAGAAGTTTCCACATGTTAATGTAAAGCCATGAATTCCGACAGGTTATAAATGTAAATGCACAATTATAGTGATCATATGtgaaccctggaccacaaaaccagtcatgagggtcaattttttttaattgagattaatacatcatctgaaagctgaatacataagcttttaattcatgtatggtttgtttggatagaacaatatttgaaaatctggaatctgagataaaaaaaaaaaaaatctaaaatattgagaaatcgctattaaagttgtgcaaatgaagttcttagcaattcatataactaaacaaaaatcaagttttgatatattttcagtaggaaattttcaaaatatccgcatggaacatgatcttcacttaacatcctaatgattttttggcataaaagaaaaattgatcattttgaaccatacaatttattgctggctattgctacaaatatacccgtggtacttaagactggttttgtgatccaggatcACACATGAATTAATTTCCTACAAACTAATGATTATTTCTCAAAAGGGTCTGCGCATACAGTTCTTGCTGGCTACTGGTCTGAAAAGCAGAACAAAAAGAAAATGTTGGGTAAAGAAATTCATTATTACATTAGTTCACATGAATGAATTAAACAGTTTTCCCAAAAGTCTTAAATAAAATGCAGAATAAAGTacctatttgatttttttttttttagcctacCAGTGCTCCAGGCGTGGGGGAGAGCTGGGGCTGGAGGTTAGAGATGATGGTCGAGTCAACATCAGTGGTCGGGCACAGATCATTCTTCAGGGAACTCTTAAAATCTAAACAACCTGCAAAACCTCACTGAATGTGTTAATAGCTTAATAGA
Above is a genomic segment from Garra rufa chromosome 2, GarRuf1.0, whole genome shotgun sequence containing:
- the LOC141325379 gene encoding phenazine biosynthesis-like domain-containing protein, with the protein product MEIPIFTVDSFTNIPFKGNPAAVCLIENELRDDLCQSIAAEMNISETAFITRKNSMDFSSGARFGLRWFTPTTEMPLCGHATLASAAVLFYLKKNVNPVIVFETRSGELYVRQDEESIIMDFPLNTPNPQDQHEIKDLLKAIVGDVPIQDVCFNPTTRNLLIRLADTCDRSELTSLKPEAEDLLKNESTGKIKGVIVTMKGAPTAQPEYDFYSRYFSPWVGVLEDPVCGSAHTVLAGYWSEKQNKKKMLAYQCSRRGGELGLEVRDDGRVNISGRAQIILQGTLKI